CCTGAAGGTAGAAGGAATTGCCTCCGGCCGCAAAGAAAATGCACCGCCTATGCTACCAAGAATCGGGGTCAAGATGCATGTTAATAAGCGATTTGCAAACGTGTCTTGGCGTGGATTAGGACCACATGAAAACTACGTCGACTCCTGTCAATCTGCATACCCTGGTGTGTTTCACGCTAGCGTAGATGAGTTGTTTGTCGATTATATTAAGCCACAAGAGAACGGCAACCATATGGATTGTGATTGGATAAGTTTGGCAAATCAAGATACTGCATTACTCGTCCAAACAGAAGAGCCGCTTAACTTCAGTGTTTCCAAATATGAGGATCGAGATTTGGAAAAGGCAAAACATACAATTGATTTAGTGGAACAAGATTATCTCGTCCTTCACCTTGATAAACAACAGAACGGATTAGGAAGTAACTCCTGTGGTCAAGACCAGCTGGATAAATATCGTTGTAAGTTTGATGATTTTTCGATCAGCTTTACGCTTGCTCCTAAAGATCTGTCGACAACGCCTATCGCTGAATTAGCAAGAAAATGCTAGTACGTTATGTCATATAAGCGCCTCTAGCGGCAATCGGACATATCTCGTTGCAGCGCTAGGCAAAAGAGCTCAGACATAAATGGAAACACCGTTCATTTAGATCACATGAAATAAAACCGCCTGAAATCAATGCTTTTAAATTTGAATTCAGGCGGTTTATCCATTTTTTGCAAGGAGTGTTCCAGCCTTTTCCTCCATTGAAAATTCCCTTTTTGCAATGATTAAATGCTACTGAGTTTATCCCATATATATAAGGTGCTGTAGGACTCCCAATTCAGGAGTTGGATAATCTGTACTGCACAAGTCTAAGTAGGGATAACTGCACCTAAATGTCCGATTCGTTTAGAGGCCTTTAGGTCATACCATTACGTTACTAACCATCAGTGGGGGATGAATGAAAAACCCCGATTATCGCAGAATCAATAAGTCCTTAGATTTTTCTAATTCACCTTCTATCTTTTTTCCACTGTATTGCTTCTTCGTTCTAAAAGTATGATATCTCGCCAAACCCCGTTAAGCTTGCCAATTCGTTGGCGAACACCTACATTCCGAAATCCGGCTTTATGATGCAAATGAATACTAGCTATATTTTCCAGAAAAACCCCAGATTGTAGTGTCCAAAATCCGTTTGCTTCACTTTCCGCTATCACATAAGCCATTAGCCTGCTACCAATCCCTTTTCCTCTGCTTGATGCTCCTAAATAAATACTTAGTTCAGCTACGCCAGCAAGTGCTTTTTTACTGGAAATAGGCTGTAATGCAGCCCACCCAACGATTCGTCCAGCCTCCTTAACTACAATGCGACAAGCGGTCAAGTAGCTTGTCCCACGATGGTGGTTCCTCATCAAATGTTGCATTTCCTGAAGCAATCCCTTCTATATAAATAGACTTTACATTCGGCCAATCGGTTTCAATCATCTTATCAAAGTGGATTGTCTCTAAGCAATTACTCATTGTATATCCAGAACCTCCTCGTCTCCCGACCATCTTCGTCTATATGTGGATGATCCTCTCTTCCCCCATTTTTGAGGATCGCTTTTGCTGATCTGATGTTATCCGTAGTACAGGTAACGAGTACTTGTTTGATTTGCAACTCCTTACATTTCTGTAACGCCTCATAAAGGATTCTCGTTGCATAGCCCTTGCTTCGCTCGGATGGTCGGACGCCATAACCAATATGCCCTCCCACTTGGAATAAAAAATCATTAAGTTCATGTCGAATATCAACCATAGCAACTATTTTTTCTTTATCGTTTACTAAAAAATAACTGGAGCTAGGCACCCATTTTTCTTGTCCACTCTCTCGTTCAGCAAGTGCATGTAAATACGTTTCATAGGTTTGGTGGCCTGTTAGCTCGAAGCTGCTGGGAATCATTCGCGTTGGACCCCACTCTTCCAAATAAGCTCGATGCTCCTTCTCCCATTTCAAACTTGGTTTGACTAACCGCATGGTATCACCTCTTTCCAATAATTAATCGCTTCTCCTAATCTATTAAAAGCAAACAGCTAAGCACTTCCTAGTTGTGCAGATTAAGGTATCACTGTGATCAGCCTCCAAACCAGCTGCTATCTGAACGCTGAACGAATAAATCACAGAAATCTTAAAAAGCATATGGATTATAATTGTTAGTAATTATAATCCATATCGCTCGACAATGAAATCATTATTTTTCTAAGTTTTAACCAAGGTGCTGTAGGACTCTTCAGGATTTGGATAATCTGTAATACAACAAGTCTAAGTGGGAGATAACAGCACCTAAATGCCCGATTCGTTCAGAGGCCTTTAGGTCATACCCTTGCGGTACTAACAATCAGTGGGAGGTGAATGCCCCCCCACTGATAGAAGATTCACTTGATTACTCCAGTAATATTGTTCCAAATGAAACTAACGATGAGGAGAATTAAAACCCAACTTGATACACGCCTCCCATATACTTTTAACGATTCCAACTTCGCTTCATTTTGTTCCCCGTCCGTGTTTGAGCAAGCTCACGAGGTGTATATCCACACAATTTTATAGGTGAACATTCTTTTATTAAATTAACATAAAGCAGGAATCACGAGAAGATAACTCCTATAATAACTTGGCATGCTCGGCAATATGACTTGACTTTTACGGGTATTCGAATTATGCTCACTGCAATGCAAAAGAACGATGGAGAGGTTATTTTAATGCAAATATATGTCGATGCTGATGCGTGTCCTGTAAAAGATCAGATTATCAAGTTAGCGAGAGAATTCCAAATTCCCGTAACACTTGTACAAAGCTTTTCCCATTATTCTAGTAAAACTACGCCTGAAGGAGTCAAAACCATTTATGTTGATTCTGGAGCTGATGCTGCCGATTATCGAATAATGAAACTCGCCAGTCAGGAGGACGTTATTGTCACACAAGATTATGGTCTGGCTTCATTAGGACTTGCTAAAGGGTGCAATGTGATGCACCATAAAGGGTTTCTATACACAAACGAAAATATAGATTCCCTTTTACAGACACGTTACTTAAATGCAATGGTAAGGAAAAGCGGAAAGCGAACGAAAGGGCCAAAAGCTTTTTCTGAAGAAGATCGCAAGCTATTTGAAGCTCGTTTTCGTTCACTACTACAAGAAAAAACTGTCGATCCACAATAGATCAACAGTTTTTTCTTTACTTACTTATTTCGATTGGTATAACGCAGTTTCCGGTTTTCTCTACGAAAAGGAGCCGACTCAAATAAAATTTTCTCTTCTTCCGTTTCCGGATATACTTGTGGTACTGGTATTGGTTTTCCTTCCTCATTGACAGCAACCATCGTGAGAAAGGACTCTGTCGTTAAACGCTCTTCCTGATTAATTAAATCGCGAGCAGTTACTTTCACATATATCTCCATGGAACTTCTTCCTGTATAAGTAACAAAAGCTTCTAGAGTTAACGAATCTCCTGCTCTTGCAGGTGATAAGAAATCAACGGAATCAATAGATGCTGTCACTACGGTACTTTTTGCATGCTGCATAGCACATAGTGCGCCAATTTCATCAATATACGCTAATATTCTCCCACCAAATATGGTATTTAAATGATTCGTATCCGGTGGCAAAACCAATCTTGTTTGAATAGTTTTTGATTCACTCATTGCTAGTTTTTCCATCTGTTTTCCCCCTTGCATGAAACTTGTTACCCTATTCGCTTATTTAAGCAATGATCTAGTTGTGATTCTATAAAAGGTCTAAAATTTCTATGGACGGGATAAAAAGAAACAAATAATGTAAATCCCTTTTGGCTAGCCATATTAATTAAAATTGCCCCAAATTAAGCCAATAAAGAATTTACTATATCATTTTTGCTAAAACTGTTAAACCTTCTTTTTCCAAACACATCAACAAAACACTTATCCACATCACATATTAGAAAAACTTGGCTTGTCGCCATGTCTTATGGCGGAAGCCTTTTGTTTTTCTTATACTATAAACCAAAAAAATCTTATACTCTCCTATAGTGCAATGAAAAACACCTTCCTTTACGAGAAGATGTAACAATAAATGGATGAGAAAAGTAAACGCATGCATTCTGGGATTGATTACATCCCTTTACTCGATTTACACCCATTTGAATTAGATTCTCCATTATAATGGTAGGCTCCTATAAAAAAACACAACTATAGTATTATAACATATATTAATAAATGTCGTTTTCACAGAAAGCCCTTACAAATAGATTCCAGATCATTTATTTGTTAAAATTTATTTATAAACTGAAACTTCAATCCATAGAGGAGAATTTTCTTTTATCCCCTACCGATTGTTGAATGACTAGTATCTGACATTTAACTTGCAGTTGGTCCCAAATGATGCAAACACTAACAGATAAAAGCAGGTTAATTCGATGGCGCGCTCGAGATTTTTATACGAAATAGGCGATAAGACAGCCGTGGAAGCATTGGAGAGAGCGGTTAATGACCCTGAATTTGAAGTACGAATGCAAGCGAAAATGGCATTAGCTAGAATCAAAGATGGCGAAGAAGCAAAAGGCTCTATTTGGAGTCAGATGACGAAAACAGTGAAAGAAAAGGAATTATAAGCGAGACAACGTAAAGCATTGGAAGCAATATACCAACTGAATTGAAGCAAAAGAAAGAAATTGCAATGGGGGCTTCTTCCCAGACCCCTTTAATTGTTAGTACCCTAAACACCTAACCTTTGAACACAATAGGTTAGATTGACTTGTATTTTGTACCTTGCTTATCCTAGCTTGGGTTCCACTCACAGAATTGAAGGACAGATTGTTACACGAGTTACATGCGGGATAGACTCAAGAAAAATTGCCCCCTATTGATTCGAAGACTGCAGGAAAAATTTTGTAAAGTTTAAGCGCTTAAGCTAGACAAGCTTTTTTAGTAAATCATTATCCTAATAACTATCTTTAAAAGGTAGCCTTAACTGGCTTGAACATAGATTGCATTCCGATAGGGCTATTGGAGATGAAGCAACTTGAGGCTCTTAGTTTCAAAACCTAGTCATGACTTCGTTTCATAAAATATTCACAATAGTTGGTTTCATCCATGAAGTAGAAAGGTTGTCTAATTAAAGATAACCTTTTTACTTTATGACATTAATAAAATTCACAACACTACCTTGCATTAATTAATAGTTAGGTATAAACTATAGTTAGCTATTATACATTATATAGTAGCAATCCATAAAAAAAGAAATGAAAATACGTCTAAAGTCGTAGAAAGATATATCGCTTAAGTATCTTCATTTGGATTCATACCATATTTACAATTAAAACATGTGTATAGTGTTATTACATATATATGTTTTAAACCAAAGAATATGGATGTAACTACAGCTACGAACGTGTGCATATTATAATGAATCACCAAAAGCATATACAACCTTCATTCTGTATTTTATAAATTTCGTTTCATTCGAATGAGAAGTGAAATAATAGGCTACCAATCTAGTTAGCTATCTACAGCGATCTTATTAAGAATACAAATTATGATTTTTTAATGTGGCTAAATGAAAAGCTAACAGAACCAAAACTTTCGAACTGGCAGATTATAAGCAACAGCTTAAATAAGGTAGAAACCAGCATAACGGAATTCTAAACATTTAAAGAAAAATTTTAGAATCCAATCCAAGGGCTGTATCGTATATACCATTACAAAGAAAGAGGAACGGATTAATTCATGATAGGAGAGATGATGGTGCAACAAAAAGAAATCTATTTACTTCTTACAGATACAAGATCTTGGTTCACGAGATTAATTAAATTGTACACAAAAAAACCGTACAATCACGCTTCCATAGCATTCGATCAAGAGCTTGAACAAGTTTACAGTTTTGGTAGAAAAGCACCTAAAAATCCTTTTATAGGCGGATTTGTAAAAGAAAATATGAATGAGGGTTTATTTAAACATGCTAATGGTGTCATTTATTCTGTATCGGTCACAGAAGAGCAGTGGCAAAAAATACAACAATATATTCGAAAAATAAATGCAGAAAAAGATGCGTATCGATATAATTTCATCGGTTTATTTGGCTTTGTTCTTAAACGACCTATTAATAGAAAAAATGCCTTTTTCTGCTCGCAATTTGTTGCTACCGTTCTTCAAGAAAGCAACGTAACTCAGTTCAGTAAACCAATTCCGTTAATTACACCTTACGACTTGCAAAAGGCAGATGTGTTTCAGCTCGTTTATAAGGGAGAAATAAAGGAGTATTGCAAGCAACCTCAAGTTAGAAGCACACAAACTACAAGCTGCTAAAGCTAAAAATACTCCCTCCCCCCTCTCCTCTCTTGCTTTTGTCATCTTTATTTGACTGCTCCATTTCTCATTTTTGATACTCCATTTTATTACTAGCTTACGTTTGATATATAACCCTTTTCGCAGCAGGGTGAGCAACTTCGGCGGTGAGGCGTGCGCCTGCAACAGTGGTACTCGATTTTTCCACTGCGGTGCACGGACTTTCCAGCTCCGAGGAGCAACTTTACGGCGGCGAGGCGCGACTTTACAGCATATGCGCTTGATCTTCTCATGATCGCCCATACTGTTAAGTAATTAAAAGATATTAATTCTTCATATAAAACGCTTGCAAAACATGTATATACAAGTTATAATACAATTAACTTGTATATACATGTTATTTTTGGTTAATTATAATATTATGAGGAGGAATTCCAATGGGGAATGGAAAACAAGCGATTTATGCACCCCTTAGCGGAAATGTTATATCATTAGAAAAAGTCGCTGATCCAACCTTTTCACAAAAAATGATGGGAGAAGGTTTAGCTATTGAACCGAGCACAGGGAAAGTTGTCGCTCCTTTTTCCGGTAAAGTAGTTCAACTTTTCCCAACCAAACATGCCATTGGGCTTGAAAGCGATACCGGTATTGAGTTGCTTATTCATATTGGTCTTGAAACAGTTAGTTTGGACGGCGAAGGATTTGATGCCTTTGTAAAACAAGGAGATCGAGTCCAAAAAGGAGACACACTCCTTATCTTTGACATGGATTTGATAAAGAAAAAGGGTTTTAATTTAGTGACTCCTATTATCATCACGAATAGCGCTGAATGGAGCCTTTCAAACCTTACAACAAACACATCCATTCAAGCTGGTGATGAACTGTTTACTTTAACACAGCAAACACAGCAAACACAGCAAACGAAGCAGGCAGAATCCACCATCCAGTTTGCAGAAGAGGCAAAGGACATTGTTAAAGCAATTGGCGGTGCGAATAATATCCAAGCTGCTACACACTGTGTTACAAGACTTCGGTTTGCATTAAAAGATGAAGACAAAGTGGACACTCAAGCGTTGGAAGATTTAAATATAGTAAAAGGTTCATTTACGGCAAATGGTCAATTCCAGGTCGTCATTGGTCAAGGTACGGTTGATAAAGTGTATCAAGCGATGATAGAGAAAACCGGAATTCGGGAAGCCTCTAAGGAGGAAGTGAAGGCAGTTAGCGGGCAGAAACAAAACGCCCTGCAACGAGGGGTTAAAGTGCTTGCCGATATTTTTATTCCTATTTTGCCTGCTATTGTAACAGCAGGTCTCTTAATGGGGATCAATAACATTCTAGCTAATCCGGGCATTTTTGGAAGACAAGCTGTTATTGAAATGTACCCGCAATGGGCCGGTATTGCTGATATGATTAATATAATTGCAAATACAGCACTTACATTTTTACCTGCTTTAATTGGCTGGTCAGCAATGAAACGATTTGGTGGTAGCGAATTATTAGGCATTGTGCTTGGGTTAATCCTTGTACATCCAGCTTTACTCAATGCTTGGGAATATGGTGCAGCTTTAAAAGAAGGAACAGTGCCAACATGGAATTTATTCGGACTAGAAGTAAATAAAATTGGTTATCAAGGTCAAGTATTGCCCGTATTATTTGCATCATGGTTACTAGCAAAAATTGAATTATTCTTACGGAAACGCATATGGGATTCTATTCAATTGCTTGTCGTAGCGCCTGTCGCATTACTCGTAACTGGATTCTTAACGTTTATTATTATTGGACCGATTACCTTTACCATTGGAAATTGGATTACAGATGGGTTAGTAGCATTGTTCGATCAATACGCGGTGATTGGTGGCTTCGTGTATGGAGCTTTGTATGCGCCAATGGTTATTACCGGAATGCATCATACCTTCCTTGCTGTTGATCTACAATTAATCGGCAGCACTGGTTCCACGTTTCTATGGCCGATCCTGGCGTTATCTAATATCGCTCAAGGTGCAGCCGCCTTTGCGATAATGCTTGCAGCAAAAGATGATAAGTTAAAAGGTCTTGCAGGAACCTCTGGAATTTCTGCCTGGCTCGGTATTACAGAACCAGCAATGTTTGGGGTGAACTTACGCTTTAAATATCCATTTATTGCAGCTATTATCGGCTCATCTATTGCCGGAGCGTTTATCACCATGCAAAAGGTATTAGCCACTACGGTCGGTGTAGGAGGTGTTCCAGGAATATTTTCCATCATTCCAGGAAATTGGACTTCCTTTTTTATCGGAATGGCAATTGTTATCGTTGTTCCTTTTATCATTACGTATGCTATAGCTCTACGAAAGCGTAAATCACTCGAATAAAACTATATGATCTTTTAAAAAAACTGGCTGGCGCTTACGCGTTAGCCTTCATTGCTATCAAGTGGAGCTTCAAACAATGAGCTTTCACCAACACTGATTGATAGGTGAACGAATTGACTATTTGACATGGATTTGGACGCTTCACTTACCCTCCTAGGGTTCACCACGTAGTATTGGGAGAGTAAGACTTATTGCCAATTATATGTAGAAAAAAGCTGCATGTAAACACCGAGCGATGTACAGGAAGTTACCCTTATCATTAGAGGAGGGATTAGATAGTGCCTAAATATAATAGTTAATATGTAGACTCATTCGTAGTAGTAATTTTTTACTTTTTCTATACAAGCAACTGCGCAAATTTTTCTCACGATCCAAACAATACCGTCCATTCCACTACGACGGAATAACAACAACAGAATCAGCAAATGAGGTGTTAACATGAATGAAGCTTGGTGGAAACAAGCTGTCGTTTATCAAATTTATCCAAAAAGTTTTCAGGATACAACCGGTAATGGCATGGGTGATTTACAAGGTATTATCCATAAACTCGATTATTTGAAGGAATTAGGAGTGGATGTAATTTGGCTAACTCCTGTTTATCAATCACCACAAAAGGATAACGGTTATGATATCAGCGACTACTATGCAATCGATCCCATGTACGGAACCATGAATGATTTTGAAGAATTATTAGCAGAAACACATCAGCGTAATATGAAGCTAATTATGGATTTAGTCATTAATCATACTTCTACCGAGCATGCCTGGTTTAAGGAAGCTACTAAATCTCAAAATAATCCATATCGTAATTTTTACATTTGGCGAGATCCAGTAAATGGTGGGCCCCCAAACAATTGGTTATCCAAATTTGGTGGTTCTGCTTGGGAATACCATGAAGAAACAGGTCAATACTATTTACATTTATTTGATAAAACACAAGCTGACCTAAACTGGGAAAATCCGCAAGTTAGAGAAGAGCTATACAAAATGGTCCAATTTTGGGCAAATAAAGGGATTGATGGTTTTCGTCTTGATGTAATCAATTTAATTTCCAAGGACCAACGTTTCCCTAATGATGAACATGGTGATGGCCGAAGATTTTATACGGATGGACCAAGAATTCATGAATTTTTACATGAGCTAAACAAAAAAGTGTTCCAGCCAAATAATATGATGACCGTTGGCGAAATGTCATCTACTTCATTGGAGCAGTGTATTCTTTACACAAAACGCGAGCGTGAAGAATTAGATATGACCTTCCAATTCCATCATTTAAAAGTCGATTACCCCAATGGGGAAAAATGGGCTGTAGCTCCTTTTGACTTTATTCAGTTAAAGGAAATTATCAACAGATGGCAAGTTGGCATGTATGACGGTGGCGGGTGGAATGCCTTGTTTTGGTGTAACCATGACCAACCTAGGATAGTCTCTCGTTTTGGAAATGATGAGACATACCATGCAGAATCAGCTAAAATGCTTGCTACAACACTGCATATGATGCAAGGCACCCCGTATATTTATCAAGGGGAAGAATTAGGTATGAAAAACGCTGGTTTTACCTCCATCAGCCAATACCGAGATGTAGAATCGTTAAATGCGTATAATCAGTTAAAAGAAGCAGGTAAATCAGAAACAGACATCATTGAAATTTTACAACAAAAGTCAAGGGACAATGCTCGTACTCCTATGCAATGGTCACCAGCGAAAAATGCTGGCTTTACTTCTGGTACGCCTTGGATTCCATTAGCAAAAAACTATAAAACCATTAACGCGGAAAAGATGCTAACAGAACCAAACTCGATTTTTAAACATTATCAATCACTTATTTCTTTACGGAAAAAATATGATATCATTACGTATGGAGACTTTAAAATCATCAATATGAACCACCCAAGTGTATTTGCCTATACTCGCAATTGGCAAAATAATAGATTAATCGTCGTAAGTAATTTTTACAGTGAACATACGGAAATTAGCATTGATGATTTAGGTCATAAAGAAAGTACTCTCTTACTGTCTAATTATCCTGATTCACCGCCCACTTCCGAAACAATACCATTGCGTCCTTACGAGTCCATCATTTATTATGTAACAACTAATTAAAACAGCTTATTTTTAGGGAGTCATGAAGCGCGCCCTTTGTTTATATGGTATGGTGAAAGATATCAATCAATAATGAGGGATTACGATGCAAAAGAAATATATCAGCATTTATCATCAATTAGTTGAACAAATAAATCATGAGCAATTGCCTGTTAATACGTTACTGCCTTCCGAAAATGAATTGGCGGAAACATATCAAACATCAAGGGAAACAATTCGAAAGGCATTGCATTTATTAGCACAACATGGTTACATTCAAAAGATACGTGGGAAAGGGTCTGTGGTTATCGATCGAAACAGGCTTGATTTCCCTGTATCTGGAATTGTCAGCTTCAAAGAACTTGCTAAAAAGTTAAACTTAGCCGCTACAACAACGGTCACTTATATGAAAAAGGTAGAACGTCCCAACCCAATCTATAAAACCATGTCCACAAAAGAACCAATTTGGAATGTCAATCGCGTAAGAAACATTGATGGGGAAAACGTTATTTTAGACAAAGACTATTTTATCGAAACAACTATCCCTATGCCCAGTCAAGAAACATGTGCGCAATCGATATACGATTATATTGAGCATGAAC
This genomic interval from Virgibacillus pantothenticus contains the following:
- a CDS encoding GNAT family N-acetyltransferase; protein product: MRLVKPSLKWEKEHRAYLEEWGPTRMIPSSFELTGHQTYETYLHALAERESGQEKWVPSSSYFLVNDKEKIVAMVDIRHELNDFLFQVGGHIGYGVRPSERSKGYATRILYEALQKCKELQIKQVLVTCTTDNIRSAKAILKNGGREDHPHIDEDGRETRRFWIYNE
- a CDS encoding YaiI/YqxD family protein, whose product is MQIYVDADACPVKDQIIKLAREFQIPVTLVQSFSHYSSKTTPEGVKTIYVDSGADAADYRIMKLASQEDVIVTQDYGLASLGLAKGCNVMHHKGFLYTNENIDSLLQTRYLNAMVRKSGKRTKGPKAFSEEDRKLFEARFRSLLQEKTVDPQ
- a CDS encoding acyl-CoA thioesterase — encoded protein: MEKLAMSESKTIQTRLVLPPDTNHLNTIFGGRILAYIDEIGALCAMQHAKSTVVTASIDSVDFLSPARAGDSLTLEAFVTYTGRSSMEIYVKVTARDLINQEERLTTESFLTMVAVNEEGKPIPVPQVYPETEEEKILFESAPFRRENRKLRYTNRNK
- a CDS encoding HEAT repeat domain-containing protein, which translates into the protein MARSRFLYEIGDKTAVEALERAVNDPEFEVRMQAKMALARIKDGEEAKGSIWSQMTKTVKEKEL
- the treP gene encoding PTS system trehalose-specific EIIBC component codes for the protein MGNGKQAIYAPLSGNVISLEKVADPTFSQKMMGEGLAIEPSTGKVVAPFSGKVVQLFPTKHAIGLESDTGIELLIHIGLETVSLDGEGFDAFVKQGDRVQKGDTLLIFDMDLIKKKGFNLVTPIIITNSAEWSLSNLTTNTSIQAGDELFTLTQQTQQTQQTKQAESTIQFAEEAKDIVKAIGGANNIQAATHCVTRLRFALKDEDKVDTQALEDLNIVKGSFTANGQFQVVIGQGTVDKVYQAMIEKTGIREASKEEVKAVSGQKQNALQRGVKVLADIFIPILPAIVTAGLLMGINNILANPGIFGRQAVIEMYPQWAGIADMINIIANTALTFLPALIGWSAMKRFGGSELLGIVLGLILVHPALLNAWEYGAALKEGTVPTWNLFGLEVNKIGYQGQVLPVLFASWLLAKIELFLRKRIWDSIQLLVVAPVALLVTGFLTFIIIGPITFTIGNWITDGLVALFDQYAVIGGFVYGALYAPMVITGMHHTFLAVDLQLIGSTGSTFLWPILALSNIAQGAAAFAIMLAAKDDKLKGLAGTSGISAWLGITEPAMFGVNLRFKYPFIAAIIGSSIAGAFITMQKVLATTVGVGGVPGIFSIIPGNWTSFFIGMAIVIVVPFIITYAIALRKRKSLE
- the treC gene encoding alpha,alpha-phosphotrehalase, which produces MNEAWWKQAVVYQIYPKSFQDTTGNGMGDLQGIIHKLDYLKELGVDVIWLTPVYQSPQKDNGYDISDYYAIDPMYGTMNDFEELLAETHQRNMKLIMDLVINHTSTEHAWFKEATKSQNNPYRNFYIWRDPVNGGPPNNWLSKFGGSAWEYHEETGQYYLHLFDKTQADLNWENPQVREELYKMVQFWANKGIDGFRLDVINLISKDQRFPNDEHGDGRRFYTDGPRIHEFLHELNKKVFQPNNMMTVGEMSSTSLEQCILYTKREREELDMTFQFHHLKVDYPNGEKWAVAPFDFIQLKEIINRWQVGMYDGGGWNALFWCNHDQPRIVSRFGNDETYHAESAKMLATTLHMMQGTPYIYQGEELGMKNAGFTSISQYRDVESLNAYNQLKEAGKSETDIIEILQQKSRDNARTPMQWSPAKNAGFTSGTPWIPLAKNYKTINAEKMLTEPNSIFKHYQSLISLRKKYDIITYGDFKIINMNHPSVFAYTRNWQNNRLIVVSNFYSEHTEISIDDLGHKESTLLLSNYPDSPPTSETIPLRPYESIIYYVTTN
- the treR gene encoding trehalose operon repressor; its protein translation is MQKKYISIYHQLVEQINHEQLPVNTLLPSENELAETYQTSRETIRKALHLLAQHGYIQKIRGKGSVVIDRNRLDFPVSGIVSFKELAKKLNLAATTTVTYMKKVERPNPIYKTMSTKEPIWNVNRVRNIDGENVILDKDYFIETTIPMPSQETCAQSIYDYIEHELDLTISFAQKEITVEEPTEQDRELLDLKHHTNVVVIKSLVYLDDARLFQYTESRHRPDKFKFVDFARRMN